The DNA sequence GGCTTCCTTGGAGACCCGGGCTAGCCCTACGATAGCCGGTGGCTTGGTGCGGGAGTGGTAGTACAGGACCCCGTCTCCGACCTGCATGTCGTCGCGCATGAAGTTGCGCGCCTGGTAGTTGCGCACACCGTCCCAATAGGTGGAGCCGTCCTTGCGCAGGTCGTCGAGGCTGTAGGCGTCAGGCTCGCTCTTGACGAGCCAATAGCGTCTCGGTTTCATATTCCAATCATTCCTTTCGTTGGCTGCTAGCTCCGGCAGGAGCCGGCCAGAAGGATACCAGCGTGGGGCGAGACCGCTACAATGATGCCGAGGGGGCACTTCCCGTTCCCGAGATGAGCTCATCGAAGATTTCAACACCGAGGAAAGAATGGACAAGACCTGGAACGTATACCTGGCCGGAGAGATTCATAGCGATTGGCGGGAGCAGATTCGCCAAGGGGTGGAGGAGGCCGGCCTGCCGGTGCGCTGCACCTCTCCGGTGACCGATCACGCCGCCAGTGACGATTGCGGTGTCGCCATCCTGGGAGCCGAGGAGAAGGGCTTCTGGAAGGATCACAAGGGGGCGGGGCTCAACTCCATCCGCACCCGGACCCACCTGAAGGACGCCGACGTGGTGGTGGTGCGCTTCGGGGACAAGTACAAGCAGTGGAACGCCGCCTTCGACGCAGGCTTCGCGGCGGCTCTGGGCAAACCGCTGATCATTCTCCACGGTCCGGAGCTGACCCACGCCCTGAAAGAGGTCGACGGCGCCGCCGAGGCGGTGGCGCAAGATCCCCAGCAGGTAGTGGCGATCCTGCGCTACGTCATCGAAGGACGGCTGAGCTGAACCCATCCGCCGGCGGAGGAGCGCCGGAAATCAGGTTGCGCTGATGGAGCCCTCGGTGCTCGCCGGCCAGGTCGCCTGCCTGACCGCTGCCTTCTGTTGGGCCTTTTCCGTCGGCCTGTTTCGCCGGCCCGTGGCGGATTACGGTGCCCGAGCGGTCAATCTCGGGAAGAGTTGCATCGCGACGGTGCTCCTGGGGCTCACCAGCCTGGCGCTGGGGCAGTGGCCGGAGTTGTTGCGGGTGCCGGTGCCGGCGCTGCTGCTGGTGGTGGCTTCGGGGGTGGTGGGGATGAGCTTCGGAGACACCGCTCTCTTCGCGGCGGTACAGCGCCTGGGGGTGCATCGCACGCTCCTGCTGCAGACTTTGGCGCCGGTGTTCACGGCGATTTTGGCCTACGCATTCTACGGCGAGCGGCTGGGCCCTCGGCAGGGGCTGGGAGCCTTGGTGATCCTGGTGGGGGTGGTGGTGGTCATCGATCCACGGTGGCGGAGGAGGCCCGTGGGTTCCTCCGCAGCACCGGATGCAGAGCTGGCGGTGGCTGAAGTACCGGAGGTCACGAGCGCAGCGGTACCGGCTGCTTTCTCCGGCGCCGGCGTGGTTCTGGCGGTGCTGGCGGCGCTGGGGCAGGGCTCGGGAGTGGTGCTGGCGAAGGCGGGAATGGAGGAGATGCCGGTGCTGCTGGCGAGCTTCGTACGCTTGACGGCGGCGGCGGCGGGCTTGGTGATCGTGCTGACCCTGAGCCGCCGCCTACGCTCTGCCTCGAAGGTGCTGGCGCCGGCGGGCCTCCGGCGCCTGGTAGGCCCCGCCTTCTTGGGAACCTACGTGGCCATCCTGCTGATGATGTTGGGCATCGCCTGGGCGCCAGCCTCCCTGGCGGCGGTGCTGTTGGCGACGACACCGGTCTTCGGTCTCTTCGTGGACTCGTGGATGGAGGGGACGCCCATCACGCTGCGGGGGCTGGTGGGCACGGCGGTGGCGGTGGCGGGGGTGGCGATCCTGAGCTTGCCCGGATAGTCGCTGGAGGCGGGACGGAGTTTCTGTTTCTGTCGACCGGTGGGCACAATAGGAGGATGAACACTCTCGCATCCAGAATGCTTTCGCTCGTGTCCGTTGGATTTCTCCTGGCGCTGGTGGGCTGTGCCTCCACGCTGCCGCGCTGGGAGGCGGTGCCGAGCTCCTCAGCGGCGGCGGAGCAGGGCCTGGCGCTGGTGGAGCGCTCGGTGGAAGCTCACGGGGGCGATCTCTACGAGTCGGTGGAGGATCTGAGCGTTCGATACGACGGCACCTGGGGCAAAGTCGCGGTGCGGGTGCAGCCGGAGCTGACGGACAGCGAGTACCGCAAGTCGTCGGAGGAGCGGCTGATCCTCGAGCCGGGGATCATCGCGCAGCTTCACACGGGGCCGACTGCAGACAAAAGAAAAAAGGTCTACCGAGATCGGACCGGGGCATCGGTCTTCTACTCGGGAGAGAAGACACCGGACGAAGATCAAGCGAAGGCCTCGGCTCTGGTGGCGGATGTCTACCGCATGCTCATCCTGGCGCCGTCCTACTTCCTACACACCGGCAACGAGCTGCTGCCCCTGGACACCCAGCGGGAGAACGGCCGCGTCTACGATCGGGTGGTCACACGGTTGGAGCCGGGGCTGGGCTTCTCGGCGTCGGATCGGGTGGTCCTCTGGATCGACCAGGAGACGGGGCGCTTGTTCCGCCTTCATTTCAGCCTCGAAGGCTATCCCGGAACCCAAGGCGCCGACGTCGACATCACCTTCTCCAACCACCGCGAGATCGAAGGCTTCCTCTGGCCGACCCACTTCCGCGAACGCATCCGAGCCCCCATCCGCGCCTTCGCGCACCAATGGAACCTCCTGGGCCTCGACCTCAACCGCGGGCTCACGGCGAAAGACCTGGAGGGCGACGGCCCCTACCGTGGGGCAGCCGTGGCCCCGGCGCGGGATCTCCCCTAGCCTCCCTGGCGTGCGATGGACGACGGCCTATCGAACCCGGCGGCGGCGGTTTTTGATGTAGTCGGCGAGGATGAACTCGCCCAGATTGGTGGGTGAAGCGAAGTAAGCGCGGCCGCGGTTGATTTGGGTCATCTTCTCCACGAACTCCGTGAGCATCGGATCCGTGGCGATCATGAAGGTCGTCACCACCACCTTCTGGCGGCGACACTGGTCCGCCTCCTCCAGCGTGCGGTTGACAATGCGCATGTCCAGACCGAAAGGATTCTTGTAGATCCGGCCGCCGTCGGTGATGGCGGAGGGCTTGCCGTCGGTGATCAGGAAGATCTGCTTGTTGGGCTGGCGCTGGCGGGAGAGCATGCCGCGGGCCAGCTGTAGGGCCTCGGCGGTGTTGGTGTGGTAGGGCCCGGCCTCCACGTAGGGGAGGTCGCTCAGGTCCACCGGCTCAGCCCGGTCACCGAAAAGCAGGACACCGAGATAGTCCTTCGGATACTTCGTGGTGATCAGCTCCGTCAGCGCCAGGGCCACCTTCTTCGCCGGGGTGATGCGGTCCTCGCCGTAGAGGATCATGGAGTGGCTGATGTCGATGGCCACGATGGTGGCGCAGGAGGTGAGGTGCTCGGTCTCATAGACCTCCAGATCCTCCTCTTCCATCGCCAGGCTGCGGCCGCTGGTACGCCGTAGAGTGTTTTGCAGCGAGCGGGCGGCGTCCAGGTGGTGGAGCTCGTCGCCGAAGCGGTAGCCGCGGGTCTCCGGCAGGCGCTCGATGCCGCCGCCGGCGTCGCGCACCGGGTGGTACCCGGGGCCGCCGCGGTCGAGGCCCTGGAAGATTTCCTCGAAGGCGCTACGGCGGATGCGTCGCTCGCCGCCGGTGGTCAGCGCCAGGCCGCCTTCGCCGTCGCTGCCCACCAGCCGTTGCTCCTGCAGGCTTTGGAAGAACTCCTCCAGATCCACGCTCTCGTCGATGTAGCCCTCCTGCTGGAGGTAGCGCATCCACTCCATGGCCTGCTCGACGTCGCCGCCGGAGGCGAGGACCAGCTGGTTGAATACCTGCTGGAGCTCCTGGGCGGCCATCAGGCCGCGGATCAGGTCCGGATCGAGGTAGCGGTAGCGGTGGCGCAAGGGTTGGCGGGCCTCCTCGGTTCGGGTCAGTTGACGTCGCCGCGGCCCGGGCCTCGGCGACGCGGTTTGAGCAGCTGGAACTTGACCATTTCCTTGTAGCTGACCTGGCTGTCCAGATCCTGGCGGCCGAGCTTCAGATGCTGATGCAGGCCGTCGAGGATGATCTCCGCGCCCAGGCATTGGCGGTGGGGCTCCTCGCCGTAGGTGGCGGCGAGCTCCATCAGGCCGGGGACCTGCTCCAGCTGGCGGCGGTATTCGTCGAAGGGGAGCTCGTCGGAGAGAGTGACCTGGTTGCCGTCGGCGAACCAGGCGACGATGCCGGCGTAGGGGCCGGTGTCGTCCTCACCGCCGCTGCCCACCTCGCGGCCGACTTCCGGGAAGCGGGCGTCGAAGGCTTTCTTCACCGCCTCGCCGATGATCTGCCGGGCCACCACCTCGGGGCCTTTCTGCTCGCCCTCATAGACCATCTCCACCTTGCCGGTGATCGCCGGCAGCAGCATGTGGAGATCGCAGAGGCGGGCGTGGACCGGGGACTCGCCGGTGATCAGGGCACGGCGCTCGAGGTTGGAGACCAGGAGCTCGAGGGCGGAGATGGCGACCCGGGCGCTGACCCCGGAAGCCTGATCCACCATCTCGCTCTCCCGGGCCGCATGGGTGATCTCTTCGATCAGCAAGCGAATCTCCGGGGAGACCTCCACCCCTTCCACGTCGCGATCGGTCCAGGCCTCGGCGGCGGTGATCTCGGCGGAGGTTTCGGCGTCCGTCGGGTAGTGGGTGAGGATCTGAGAGGAAATGCGGTCCTTCAAGGGGGTGATGATGCTGCCGCGGTTGGTGTAATCCTCGGGGTTGGCGGAGAAGACCATCATCAGATCCAGGGGGATGCGCACCGGGAAGCCGCGGATCTGCAGATCCCGCTCCTCGAGGATGTTGAACAAGCCCACCTGGATGCGCGGCGCCAGGTCCGGCAGCTCGTTAATGGCGAAGATTCCGCGGTTGGTGCGGGCGACGATGCCGAAGTGGATGACCTCCGGATCGGCGAAGGTGAGCTTGCGGGTAGCGGCCTTGATGGGGTCGATGTCTCCCAGCAGATCGGCGATGGAGACGTCCGGGGTGGCGAGCTTCTCGTTGTAGCGCTCCTCCCGGGGCAGCCAGGCCACGGGAGCGGCGTCCCCCGCCTCTTCCACCAGCCGCTGACCCCAGGTGGAGATGGGGGCCAGGGGATCGTCGTTGAGCTCGCTGCCCTCGAGCACCGGGATCGCTTCGTCGAGGAACTGCACCAGGGCGCGGAGGATGCGGGTCTTGGCCTGTCCCCGAAGCCCCAGGAGGATGAAGTCGTGGCCCGCCAGCACCGCGTTGACCACCCCGGGGATTACCGTGCGGTCGTAACCCACGATGCCCGGGAAGAGGGGCTCTCCGGCGCTCAGGGCCTGGCGCAGGTTGGCCCGCAGCTCCTGCTTGACGGTGCGCGGCCGGTAGCCGGTGGCCTTGAGAGCGCCGAGGGTGGTGGGGCGAGATGGCTGCTTGGGATCGGTCATCAGTCGTGGGTCTCCAGCCAGCGTTCGGCGTCGATGGACGCCGCACAGCCCGTACCGGCGGCGGTTACCGCTTGTCGGTAGGTGGGGTCCATGGCGTCGCCGCAGGCAAAGACGCCGGCGATATTGGTGCGGGTCGAAGGAGTCTGGACGTGGATGTAGCCGACGTCGTTCATCTCCAGCTTGCCGCGGAATAATTCGGTGTTGGGTTGGTGGCCGATGGCGATGAACAGTCCCTGGGTGGCGAACTCGCTCTCCTCACCGGTGACCGTATTCTTCAGCCGCAGTCCGTGGACGCCGTCCTCGCGGCTGCCCAGAACCTCGGTGACGGTCTGATTCCACAAGAACTCCACCTTCTCGTTGTCCAGCGCCCGCTGCTGCATGATCTTCGACGCCCGCAGCTCGTCCCGGCGGTGGACGACGGTCACCTTGGTGGCGAATTTGGTCAGGTAGGTGGCCTCCTCCATGGCGGAATCGCCGCCGCCGACGATGGCCACTTCTTTGCCGCGGAAGAAGAAGCCGTCGCAGGTGGCGCAGGCGGAGACGCCGTAGCCCATGAGCTCCTGCTCCGAGGGCAGGCCCAGCAGCTTGGCGGAAGCACCGGTGGCGACGATCAGACTGTCGGTGGTGTAGGTGCCCTCGTCGGTGGTGATGCGGAAGGGGCGCTGGTCGAAGTCGACGACGGTGGCGGCCTCGAATTTCACCTGCGCACCGAAGCGGCGGGCCTGCTCGCGCATGCGGTCCATGAGCTCGGGGCCGAGGATGCCCTCGGGAAAGCCGGGGAAGTTTTCCACGTCGGTGGTGATGGTCAGCTGGCCGCCGGGCTGATTGCCCTCCAGCACCAGGGGAGCCAGGTCGGCGCGGGCGGAGTAGAGCGCGGCGGTGAGGCCGGCGGGGCCGGAGCCGAGGATGGTCACCCGAAAGTGGTTGGAGTCGCTGCCTTGGGTAGCGGTGGAGGTCATGGTGGGCTGCTCCTATACGGAAATCGGCGCCCCCGCGGGCGCCGTCGGTGGTCGTTCAGCGCGCCAGTATACCAGCGGTGTCGAGGCTTCCCGGAGCCCTCTTGAGGGGGCCGCGGGGGGAGCGTACAATGCGCCCCGGAGGTCGCCACCGTGGCACTGAGTGTCTTCGATTTATTCAGCATTGGCATCGGTCCGTCCAGCTCTCACACCGTTGGTCCCATGCGCGCGGCGAAGCAATTCGTCGAGCGTTTGGCGGCCCAGGGCCGGCTCGGCGAGACCCGGCGAATCCGGATCGAGCTCTACGGCTCCCTGGCCTTGACGGGCAAGGGACACGGCACCGACCGGGCGGTGCTCCTGGGCCTCGAGGGCGAGGCTCCGGAGACCCTGGACCCGGACTCGGTAGACGGTACCTTGGAGCGCATTCGGAGCGAGGGATCGGTGCGTCTGTTGGGAGAGCAGCCCTTGGTCTTCGACGAGACTCGGGATTTGCTCTTCCTGCGGCGCAAGTCCCTCCCTCTTCATCCCAACGGTATGCGCTTCACTGCTTATTCCTCAGCGGGCTCATCCGACGCGGCGTCGCCAGCAGAGGACCAGGTCGTCGAGGAGCCGGTCGTGGAGGAGCGGGTCTACTACTCCGTCGGCGGTGGATTCGTGGTCACCCAGCAGGATGCGCGGGAAGACCGCCTGGTGCGCGACACCACCGCCATCCCGTATCCCTACGCCAGCGGCGCGGACCTGCTGCGGCTGGGGGCGGAGCACGGGCTGCCCATCTATCGCCTGGTGTGGCACAACGAGCTGTGCTGGCACAGCGAGGAGGAGATCCGCTCCGGCTTGCGGACCATCTGGCAGGCGATGCAGGACTGCGTCGCCCGGGGCTGCCGCGAGCCCGGGGTGCTGCCGGGCTCGTTGAAGGTCCCGCGGCGGGCCTCGAAGCTCTACCAGGAGCTCTCCAGCCGCCCCGAGGAGGGGATGAAAGATCCCCTGACGGTGCTCGACTGGGTCAATCTCTACGCCCTGGCGGTGAACGAGGAGAACGCCGCCGGCGGT is a window from the Acidobacteriota bacterium genome containing:
- a CDS encoding EVE domain-containing protein; the encoded protein is MKPRRYWLVKSEPDAYSLDDLRKDGSTYWDGVRNYQARNFMRDDMQVGDGVLYYHSRTKPPAIVGLARVSKEA
- a CDS encoding YtoQ family protein, encoding MDKTWNVYLAGEIHSDWREQIRQGVEEAGLPVRCTSPVTDHAASDDCGVAILGAEEKGFWKDHKGAGLNSIRTRTHLKDADVVVVRFGDKYKQWNAAFDAGFAAALGKPLIILHGPELTHALKEVDGAAEAVAQDPQQVVAILRYVIEGRLS
- a CDS encoding DMT family transporter; amino-acid sequence: MEPSVLAGQVACLTAAFCWAFSVGLFRRPVADYGARAVNLGKSCIATVLLGLTSLALGQWPELLRVPVPALLLVVASGVVGMSFGDTALFAAVQRLGVHRTLLLQTLAPVFTAILAYAFYGERLGPRQGLGALVILVGVVVVIDPRWRRRPVGSSAAPDAELAVAEVPEVTSAAVPAAFSGAGVVLAVLAALGQGSGVVLAKAGMEEMPVLLASFVRLTAAAAGLVIVLTLSRRLRSASKVLAPAGLRRLVGPAFLGTYVAILLMMLGIAWAPASLAAVLLATTPVFGLFVDSWMEGTPITLRGLVGTAVAVAGVAILSLPG
- a CDS encoding VWA domain-containing protein, whose product is MRHRYRYLDPDLIRGLMAAQELQQVFNQLVLASGGDVEQAMEWMRYLQQEGYIDESVDLEEFFQSLQEQRLVGSDGEGGLALTTGGERRIRRSAFEEIFQGLDRGGPGYHPVRDAGGGIERLPETRGYRFGDELHHLDAARSLQNTLRRTSGRSLAMEEEDLEVYETEHLTSCATIVAIDISHSMILYGEDRITPAKKVALALTELITTKYPKDYLGVLLFGDRAEPVDLSDLPYVEAGPYHTNTAEALQLARGMLSRQRQPNKQIFLITDGKPSAITDGGRIYKNPFGLDMRIVNRTLEEADQCRRQKVVVTTFMIATDPMLTEFVEKMTQINRGRAYFASPTNLGEFILADYIKNRRRRVR
- a CDS encoding magnesium chelatase → MTDPKQPSRPTTLGALKATGYRPRTVKQELRANLRQALSAGEPLFPGIVGYDRTVIPGVVNAVLAGHDFILLGLRGQAKTRILRALVQFLDEAIPVLEGSELNDDPLAPISTWGQRLVEEAGDAAPVAWLPREERYNEKLATPDVSIADLLGDIDPIKAATRKLTFADPEVIHFGIVARTNRGIFAINELPDLAPRIQVGLFNILEERDLQIRGFPVRIPLDLMMVFSANPEDYTNRGSIITPLKDRISSQILTHYPTDAETSAEITAAEAWTDRDVEGVEVSPEIRLLIEEITHAARESEMVDQASGVSARVAISALELLVSNLERRALITGESPVHARLCDLHMLLPAITGKVEMVYEGEQKGPEVVARQIIGEAVKKAFDARFPEVGREVGSGGEDDTGPYAGIVAWFADGNQVTLSDELPFDEYRRQLEQVPGLMELAATYGEEPHRQCLGAEIILDGLHQHLKLGRQDLDSQVSYKEMVKFQLLKPRRRGPGRGDVN
- the trxB gene encoding thioredoxin-disulfide reductase, which codes for MTSTATQGSDSNHFRVTILGSGPAGLTAALYSARADLAPLVLEGNQPGGQLTITTDVENFPGFPEGILGPELMDRMREQARRFGAQVKFEAATVVDFDQRPFRITTDEGTYTTDSLIVATGASAKLLGLPSEQELMGYGVSACATCDGFFFRGKEVAIVGGGDSAMEEATYLTKFATKVTVVHRRDELRASKIMQQRALDNEKVEFLWNQTVTEVLGSREDGVHGLRLKNTVTGEESEFATQGLFIAIGHQPNTELFRGKLEMNDVGYIHVQTPSTRTNIAGVFACGDAMDPTYRQAVTAAGTGCAASIDAERWLETHD
- a CDS encoding L-serine ammonia-lyase; translation: MALSVFDLFSIGIGPSSSHTVGPMRAAKQFVERLAAQGRLGETRRIRIELYGSLALTGKGHGTDRAVLLGLEGEAPETLDPDSVDGTLERIRSEGSVRLLGEQPLVFDETRDLLFLRRKSLPLHPNGMRFTAYSSAGSSDAASPAEDQVVEEPVVEERVYYSVGGGFVVTQQDAREDRLVRDTTAIPYPYASGADLLRLGAEHGLPIYRLVWHNELCWHSEEEIRSGLRTIWQAMQDCVARGCREPGVLPGSLKVPRRASKLYQELSSRPEEGMKDPLTVLDWVNLYALAVNEENAAGGRVVTAPTNGAAGILPAVLHYYTRFVPGADDEGVLRFLLTAGAIGILYKENASISGAEVGCQGEVGVACSMAAAGLVAAVGGTNEQVENAAEIGMEHNLGLTCDPVAGLVQIPCIERNAMGAVKAINAARIARRGQGGQKVSLDKVMRTMQQTGADMKTKYKETSRGGLAINVIEC